One uncultured Caproiciproducens sp. DNA segment encodes these proteins:
- the garR gene encoding 2-hydroxy-3-oxopropionate reductase, translating to MCCNDDQKRRTDFMKIGFIGLGIMGKPMAKNLMKVGHELVVFDVVQANVDNVVAAGAKSAASSKAVAEQCSMIITMLPNSPHVKTVVMGENGVLEGAKAGTVLIDMSSIAPFASQEINKACVAKGVKMIDAPVSGGEPKAVDGTLSIMVGGDKEVFESVKKDILLKMGASAVYCGTIGAGNTTKLANQVVVACNIAACAEAFTLAKKAGVDPQFVFDAIKGGLAGSTVMNAKAPMMIDGNFKPGFKIDLHIKDLNNALETGHGVGSPLPLTAAVMEMMQTLHADGHGQEDHSSLANYYAKVSGTKIGK from the coding sequence TGCTGTAATGATGATCAAAAAAGGAGAACTGATTTCATGAAAATAGGATTTATAGGACTTGGCATTATGGGGAAACCCATGGCAAAAAACCTCATGAAGGTTGGACATGAATTAGTCGTGTTTGATGTAGTGCAGGCAAATGTTGACAATGTAGTGGCGGCCGGCGCGAAGTCTGCTGCTTCCTCAAAAGCAGTTGCTGAACAGTGTTCCATGATTATTACAATGCTCCCAAATTCTCCCCATGTTAAAACGGTGGTCATGGGCGAAAATGGTGTGCTGGAAGGCGCGAAGGCCGGTACCGTCCTCATTGACATGTCTTCGATTGCACCGTTCGCTTCCCAGGAGATTAACAAGGCCTGTGTAGCAAAAGGGGTCAAAATGATCGATGCGCCGGTATCCGGCGGCGAGCCAAAAGCGGTCGACGGGACTCTTTCCATTATGGTTGGCGGCGATAAAGAAGTATTTGAAAGTGTCAAAAAGGACATTCTGCTGAAGATGGGCGCTTCAGCGGTATATTGCGGAACCATCGGCGCGGGCAATACGACGAAGCTTGCAAACCAAGTTGTTGTGGCCTGCAATATTGCCGCCTGCGCAGAGGCATTTACGCTTGCTAAAAAAGCCGGCGTAGACCCACAGTTCGTTTTTGATGCAATCAAGGGCGGCCTTGCAGGCTCTACCGTAATGAACGCGAAGGCTCCTATGATGATTGACGGCAACTTCAAACCTGGCTTTAAAATTGATCTGCACATTAAAGATCTGAACAATGCGCTCGAAACCGGGCACGGCGTCGGTTCCCCGCTGCCGCTGACGGCCGCGGTAATGGAAATGATGCAGACGCTCCACGCCGACGGGCACGGTCAGGAAGATCATAGCAGTCTGGCAAATTACTACGCGAAGGTTTCCGGGACGAAGATCGGCAAATAA
- a CDS encoding glycerate kinase: MKKVILIPDSFKGTMDSAAICGIMNEQIEAHYPDVETVSIPVADGGEGSVDAFLTAVGGVKKTLTVSGPFFKPVNSFYGIINGSTAIIEMAACAGLPLAGDRLDPAAATTYGVGELILDAAKSGCKKIIIGLGGSCTNDAGAGMAAALGIKFYDEKGQEFIPTGGTLAKIRHIRNDQASDLLSGIEFAAMCDIDNPLCGPTGAAYVFGPQKGADASMVAALDEGLQNIARIIQNDLEKDVTNIPGSGAAGGLGAGVAAFLNAKMQPGIDIVLDTVRFDDLLKDADLVFTGEGKIDTQSLRGKVVIGVARRAKKAAVPVIAVVGDIGDNIEKAYDIGVSAIFSINRVAVPFKEAKLRSQSDLSLTVNDIIRFLKTANF, from the coding sequence ATGAAAAAAGTCATTTTAATTCCAGATTCGTTTAAAGGTACAATGGATTCCGCTGCAATATGCGGAATTATGAACGAACAAATTGAAGCTCATTATCCAGATGTGGAAACAGTCTCCATTCCGGTAGCAGACGGCGGTGAAGGTAGTGTAGATGCGTTTCTGACGGCAGTCGGCGGAGTGAAAAAAACTCTGACCGTTTCCGGTCCGTTCTTTAAGCCCGTCAATTCTTTTTATGGAATTATCAACGGCAGTACGGCTATTATAGAAATGGCGGCCTGTGCAGGCCTGCCGCTCGCCGGAGATCGTCTGGACCCGGCCGCGGCAACGACGTATGGTGTAGGCGAACTGATTTTGGACGCGGCTAAGTCCGGCTGCAAAAAAATTATCATCGGACTTGGCGGAAGCTGCACCAATGATGCCGGCGCCGGAATGGCGGCTGCTTTAGGAATAAAATTTTATGACGAAAAAGGTCAGGAATTTATTCCGACGGGCGGAACCCTTGCAAAAATCAGGCATATTCGAAACGATCAGGCTTCCGATTTGCTTTCCGGCATTGAATTTGCAGCCATGTGTGATATTGACAATCCGCTCTGCGGGCCAACAGGTGCCGCCTATGTTTTTGGCCCTCAGAAAGGTGCCGACGCGTCTATGGTTGCAGCACTGGACGAAGGTTTGCAAAATATCGCGCGCATCATTCAAAACGACCTTGAAAAAGACGTCACGAACATCCCCGGCTCCGGTGCAGCCGGCGGTTTAGGCGCCGGGGTGGCGGCTTTTTTGAACGCTAAGATGCAGCCTGGAATTGATATCGTGCTGGATACCGTTCGCTTTGACGACTTATTAAAAGATGCCGATCTGGTTTTTACAGGCGAAGGAAAAATAGACACACAGAGTCTTCGCGGAAAAGTCGTCATCGGCGTTGCACGCCGCGCAAAAAAAGCCGCGGTACCGGTCATTGCTGTTGTTGGCGACATCGGTGATAATATTGAAAAAGCGTATGATATAGGAGTTTCAGCCATTTTCAGCATCAATCGCGTCGCAGTACCGTTTAAGGAAGCCAAATTGCGCAGCCAAAGCGACCTTTCCCTGACCGTTAACGATATTATCCGTTTTTTAAAGACTGCAAATTTTTGA
- a CDS encoding FadR/GntR family transcriptional regulator, with translation MQENKPMPPMGNKTLIERTMAEMFRLIREKGYQPGEKLPNEYELGKLLGVSRNTAREALRVLASNNVIEIRQGAGTFISDKKGIPNDPLGFSLIQDKNKLAKDLLQLRCIIEPPIAALAAQNATPEDITKLEIALLEVEGQIAQHTKFAEKDQNFHIQIANCTGNAVVSNLIPVISAGVTLFSSVINQQEFEQTLKSHRNIFEAIHNRKPVDAQQAMLFHLLYNMNRFH, from the coding sequence ATGCAAGAAAACAAACCTATGCCCCCCATGGGCAATAAAACCCTAATCGAGCGCACAATGGCTGAAATGTTTCGGTTGATTCGTGAAAAGGGCTATCAGCCGGGAGAAAAGCTTCCGAACGAATATGAACTCGGCAAACTGCTCGGTGTAAGCCGTAATACCGCCAGAGAGGCGCTCCGGGTTCTGGCATCCAACAATGTTATCGAAATTCGCCAGGGTGCCGGTACCTTTATTTCCGATAAAAAAGGAATCCCCAATGACCCCCTAGGCTTTTCACTGATTCAGGATAAAAACAAGCTTGCAAAAGATCTGCTTCAGCTTCGCTGCATCATTGAACCGCCAATTGCTGCTTTGGCCGCGCAGAATGCGACTCCGGAGGATATTACAAAATTGGAGATTGCATTGCTGGAGGTCGAAGGGCAGATAGCCCAACACACAAAATTTGCTGAAAAAGACCAGAATTTTCACATTCAGATTGCCAACTGCACAGGAAATGCCGTCGTATCAAACCTGATTCCGGTGATCAGTGCAGGCGTCACATTGTTTTCATCCGTCATAAATCAGCAGGAATTTGAACAGACACTAAAATCCCACCGCAATATTTTTGAAGCGATCCATAACAGAAAACCGGTAGATGCGCAGCAGGCAATGCTGTTCCATTTGCTTTACAACATGAACCGCTTTCATTAG
- a CDS encoding DUF1667 domain-containing protein → MLKKYICIVCPNSCEITAEVENGQILSLTDASCNRGQEYVRQELTNPVRNIASSVFLEDGVLPLASVRLSKPIPKEKIFRVMKEIKEARLKAPVKIGQVVIENVLGLDSNVIVTKNVDAK, encoded by the coding sequence ATGCTGAAAAAGTATATTTGTATCGTCTGCCCAAACAGTTGTGAAATTACGGCAGAGGTTGAAAACGGTCAAATTCTCTCTTTAACGGACGCAAGCTGTAACCGGGGGCAGGAGTATGTGCGTCAGGAGCTAACGAATCCTGTAAGAAATATTGCATCATCCGTTTTTTTGGAGGACGGTGTTTTACCTCTTGCGAGCGTTCGGCTTTCTAAGCCTATTCCGAAAGAAAAAATCTTCCGTGTTATGAAAGAAATCAAAGAAGCCAGATTGAAAGCACCCGTCAAAATCGGTCAAGTTGTTATCGAAAATGTGCTTGGCCTTGACAGCAATGTCATTGTGACAAAGAATGTAGACGCAAAATAG
- a CDS encoding FAD-dependent oxidoreductase → MEQKDVIIIGGGPAGLAAAVELYHRGIKNILVIERENTLGGILRQCIHDGFGLTRFKTTLSGPEYAQRFIDETEKDNISCLTNTTVLSVGQDKVVTTVGRDGLKTYQAKAVVLAMGCRERTRGALGIPGERPAGVFTAGVAQAYINLQNTMVGRNIIILGSGDIGMIMARRFTLEGATVKAVFEIQPYPSGLPRNIQQCLNDYGIPLYLSRTVTGIHGNCRLTGITVSDVDEHMNPIPGTEKDLDCDTLILSVGLIPENELSLEAGVELDSRTKGAIVDEHYQTSVDGIFAAGNVLHVHDLVDFVSMEAEALADSVADYLQNQSLPKATISILPDENINHTVPQKISGKNSFMLSMRVSKPLQDCVINICQNGKILKSKKIIKAIPAQMIQIPIQKEVLSGTGSLEVRVTC, encoded by the coding sequence ATGGAACAGAAAGATGTAATCATCATTGGCGGCGGCCCTGCGGGGCTTGCTGCTGCAGTTGAACTATATCATAGAGGAATTAAAAATATCTTAGTAATTGAACGTGAAAATACTTTGGGCGGTATTCTGCGTCAGTGTATTCACGACGGTTTTGGGCTGACCAGATTCAAGACAACACTCAGCGGGCCGGAATATGCCCAGCGGTTCATAGATGAAACGGAAAAAGATAACATATCATGCCTGACAAATACAACCGTGCTTTCCGTCGGACAAGATAAAGTCGTAACTACGGTCGGACGTGACGGTCTAAAAACCTACCAGGCGAAAGCGGTCGTTTTGGCCATGGGCTGCAGGGAACGTACCCGGGGAGCATTGGGCATCCCGGGCGAACGTCCGGCCGGCGTGTTTACAGCGGGGGTAGCACAGGCTTACATAAATCTGCAAAATACGATGGTAGGAAGAAATATCATCATTTTGGGCTCCGGAGATATTGGAATGATCATGGCAAGGCGCTTCACACTGGAAGGCGCGACAGTGAAGGCGGTATTTGAAATCCAGCCCTATCCCAGCGGTCTGCCGCGCAATATTCAACAGTGCCTGAATGACTACGGAATACCGCTGTATCTCAGCAGAACGGTGACGGGCATCCATGGAAATTGCCGCCTTACCGGGATAACGGTTTCCGATGTGGATGAGCATATGAATCCTATTCCCGGTACGGAAAAGGACTTAGACTGCGACACGTTAATCCTGTCGGTTGGTCTGATTCCGGAAAACGAGCTCTCTCTGGAAGCAGGAGTGGAGCTGGACAGCCGCACGAAAGGGGCCATTGTGGATGAACATTATCAAACCAGTGTTGACGGTATCTTCGCCGCCGGCAACGTGCTGCATGTCCATGATTTAGTGGATTTCGTATCGATGGAAGCAGAAGCCCTCGCGGACTCCGTGGCCGACTACCTTCAAAACCAGAGTCTGCCCAAAGCAACAATTTCAATATTGCCGGACGAAAACATCAATCATACCGTGCCTCAAAAAATCAGTGGTAAAAACAGCTTCATGCTTTCGATGAGGGTAAGCAAGCCGTTACAGGATTGTGTCATTAACATTTGTCAGAATGGTAAAATTCTGAAATCAAAAAAAATAATAAAAGCGATTCCCGCTCAAATGATACAGATCCCCATTCAAAAAGAGGTTCTTTCCGGCACAGGCAGTTTGGAGGTGCGCGTAACATGCTGA